A stretch of the Psychroserpens sp. Hel_I_66 genome encodes the following:
- a CDS encoding DEAD/DEAH box helicase family protein, producing MSNFEFLKKDFPQLYAEAKIAEQITFAVPKLAAVSCRSFLELGLNWLYDNDVEFTKPYDTKLAALLFHYDFKSSIKPTLFHNLDLVRRFGNDGAHGNFVTQKKALHALKSIFSFGVYLVKYYGEDLIETPIFSENNLPQGIGVSSKNVKAEIDEKVKASEKQLEALKAEQEKSLALQKENELLKKQFQLQQTQLLERKEERQKVVIPEKDIPQLTPEHETRQLYIDELLKEAGWKNLKQNTDLEFPVIGMPLSTNPSGKGFADYVLWGNDGLPLAVIEAKQSLYSATKGKHQAKLYADCLEQMTGQRPVIFYSNGFDTYIWDDTFYTERLIYGFYTKEELAYLIEQRKTRKNLSEFKVNLDIAGYKRPYQLEAIKRVGEALMVKTDKGLVGKNREALLVMATGSGKTRTSAAIVDMLTKCHWAKRILFLADRNALVTQAKNAFKEHLPNLSTIDLTKEKEDTGTRVVFSTYPTILNKIDKVRSNEERFYGIGHFDVIIIDEAHRSVYQKYGAIFDYFDAILIGLTATPKKDIHHNTYGLFGIEDDNPTFVYELDQAVKDGHLNPPKGISVPLKFMREGVKYNDLSEKDKEKYEEKFGVPELEDEVLESLGISSSQMNSYLFNTKTVDMVLDYLFTHGLKVNGGDKLGKTIIFAKNHNHAVFIQERFNKNYPQFKGSFLEVIDNYASKAQDLLERFCDDKQEQDSQISVSVDMMDTGVDAPRVVNLVFFKPVKSFAKYWQMIGRGTRLRPNLFGPGKDKTEFIIFDFCGNFEYFEEYPEGAKTSVSKGLSQLIYETMLHIVQVIRNKTEATKEEDEFAEDLVNKLHKSIDTLDEKRFEVKKELRHVKYFKIKSNWDNISLTDETTLCDKLFGLSSYSVTDDGVAKRFDLLAYKLQLALLNDAKSQERFISIIYNVGVQLHKKRNIPAVSNKLGVINKIRDLSFWSNINIQTVEEVRAEVRELVKFLEKESLGPVYTDFTDVLNHDKVEEKDILKGYTKLQSYKDRVESFIRKNKSHLVIDKLHKNIPITNKELELLEQFLINESLGSKEVYKNEYGELPLGKFVRSIVGLDLDVVNGLFSDYIQKENLNPQQITFIQTLINFLNVNGTLDKSLLIKPPFTENHDEGIFGLFKDEGEVRHIISLIDTVNNNAG from the coding sequence ATGAGCAATTTCGAATTTCTAAAAAAAGACTTTCCGCAACTGTATGCAGAAGCTAAAATCGCAGAACAAATTACTTTTGCTGTGCCTAAATTAGCAGCAGTGTCTTGTCGTTCTTTTTTAGAATTAGGCTTAAATTGGTTGTATGATAACGATGTAGAATTTACAAAACCTTACGATACTAAATTAGCTGCTTTATTATTTCACTATGACTTTAAAAGTAGTATTAAGCCAACGTTATTTCATAATTTAGACCTTGTAAGACGTTTTGGTAATGATGGTGCTCATGGTAATTTTGTTACTCAAAAAAAGGCGTTACATGCATTAAAATCTATCTTTAGTTTTGGTGTGTATTTAGTTAAATATTATGGTGAAGATTTAATAGAGACACCTATTTTTAGTGAAAATAATTTACCACAAGGTATTGGTGTTAGTTCTAAGAATGTAAAAGCAGAAATTGATGAAAAGGTTAAAGCTTCAGAAAAACAACTAGAAGCCTTAAAAGCAGAACAAGAAAAATCACTTGCATTACAAAAGGAAAACGAATTGCTTAAAAAACAATTCCAATTACAACAAACCCAATTACTAGAGCGTAAAGAAGAACGTCAAAAAGTAGTTATTCCAGAAAAAGACATTCCGCAATTAACACCAGAGCATGAAACGCGTCAATTATATATAGATGAGTTATTAAAAGAAGCGGGTTGGAAAAATCTAAAACAAAATACAGATTTAGAGTTTCCAGTTATAGGTATGCCTTTAAGTACAAATCCTTCTGGAAAAGGTTTTGCAGATTATGTATTATGGGGAAATGACGGTTTACCATTAGCGGTTATAGAAGCAAAACAGTCTTTATACAGTGCCACAAAAGGAAAGCATCAAGCTAAACTATATGCGGACTGTTTGGAGCAAATGACAGGACAAAGACCTGTAATATTTTACTCTAATGGGTTTGATACTTATATATGGGATGATACGTTTTATACAGAGCGTTTAATTTATGGTTTCTATACAAAGGAAGAATTAGCCTACTTGATAGAACAACGTAAGACGCGTAAAAATTTATCTGAGTTTAAAGTTAATTTAGATATAGCAGGATATAAAAGACCTTACCAATTAGAAGCTATAAAGCGTGTAGGAGAAGCTTTAATGGTAAAAACAGATAAAGGCTTAGTTGGTAAAAACAGAGAAGCTTTATTAGTAATGGCTACAGGAAGCGGTAAAACAAGAACTTCTGCAGCTATTGTAGATATGCTAACTAAATGTCATTGGGCAAAACGTATCTTGTTTTTAGCAGATAGAAACGCTTTAGTCACTCAGGCTAAAAATGCATTTAAAGAGCATTTACCTAATTTATCAACCATAGACCTAACTAAAGAAAAAGAAGACACAGGAACTCGTGTAGTATTCTCTACCTACCCAACTATTCTTAATAAAATAGATAAAGTTAGATCTAATGAAGAACGTTTTTATGGTATTGGTCATTTTGATGTGATTATTATTGATGAAGCACACAGGTCTGTGTATCAAAAATATGGAGCTATATTCGATTATTTTGATGCTATTTTAATAGGATTAACAGCAACCCCAAAAAAAGACATTCATCATAATACGTATGGGTTATTTGGTATAGAGGATGATAACCCAACCTTTGTTTATGAGTTAGATCAAGCTGTAAAAGATGGACATCTAAATCCTCCTAAAGGCATTAGTGTGCCTTTAAAGTTTATGCGAGAAGGAGTTAAATACAATGATTTATCCGAAAAAGATAAGGAAAAGTATGAAGAAAAATTTGGCGTACCAGAACTAGAAGATGAGGTTTTAGAAAGTTTAGGTATTTCATCAAGTCAAATGAACTCCTATTTATTTAATACTAAAACAGTAGACATGGTATTAGATTACTTGTTTACCCATGGACTAAAAGTAAATGGAGGAGATAAGCTAGGTAAAACCATCATTTTTGCTAAAAACCATAATCATGCAGTATTTATTCAAGAACGTTTCAATAAAAACTATCCACAATTTAAAGGAAGTTTTTTAGAGGTTATAGATAATTATGCATCAAAAGCGCAAGATTTATTAGAACGTTTTTGTGATGATAAACAGGAACAAGATTCTCAAATTTCGGTTTCTGTAGATATGATGGATACAGGAGTTGATGCACCAAGAGTGGTAAACCTTGTATTTTTTAAACCAGTAAAATCTTTTGCTAAATATTGGCAAATGATTGGAAGAGGTACACGTTTAAGACCTAATCTTTTTGGTCCAGGAAAGGATAAAACAGAGTTTATAATTTTTGACTTTTGTGGCAATTTTGAATATTTTGAAGAATATCCTGAAGGAGCAAAAACAAGTGTTTCTAAAGGTTTATCACAACTAATTTACGAAACCATGTTGCATATTGTACAAGTTATAAGGAATAAAACAGAAGCAACAAAAGAGGAAGATGAATTTGCAGAAGACCTAGTTAATAAATTACATAAAAGTATTGATACTTTAGATGAAAAACGTTTTGAAGTTAAAAAAGAACTTCGTCATGTTAAGTATTTTAAAATTAAATCTAATTGGGATAATATCTCATTAACGGATGAAACTACTTTATGCGATAAATTATTTGGATTATCTAGTTATAGTGTAACAGATGATGGGGTTGCAAAGCGGTTTGATTTATTAGCCTATAAATTACAGTTGGCTTTATTAAATGATGCTAAATCGCAAGAAAGATTTATTTCTATTATTTACAATGTAGGTGTACAGCTGCATAAAAAAAGAAATATTCCAGCGGTTTCAAATAAATTAGGAGTTATAAATAAAATTAGAGATTTATCTTTTTGGTCTAACATCAATATCCAAACTGTAGAAGAGGTTAGAGCTGAGGTTCGAGAATTAGTTAAATTTCTTGAAAAAGAAAGCTTAGGACCTGTTTATACAGATTTTACAGATGTTCTAAACCATGATAAAGTAGAAGAAAAAGATATTTTAAAGGGATATACTAAACTACAGAGTTATAAAGATCGTGTGGAAAGCTTTATTCGTAAAAATAAATCACACTTAGTCATTGATAAGCTACATAAAAACATACCTATTACAAATAAAGAATTAGAGCTTTTAGAACAATTTTTAATTAATGAATCTCTAGGATCCAAAGAAGTATACAAAAATGAGTACGGAGAATTACCTTTAGGTAAATTTGTAAGAAGTATTGTAGGTTTAGACTTAGATGTGGTAAATGGATTGTTTTCAGATTATATTCAAAAAGAAAACTTAAATCCACAACAAATTACTTTCATACAAACTTTAATTAATTTTTTAAATGTGAACGGTACTTTAGATAAATCACTACTAATAAAACCACCGTTTACAGAAAATCATGACGAAGGTATTTTTGGTTTGTTTAAAGATGAAGGGGAAGTGAGGCATATTATATCATTAATAGATACTGTAAATAACAATGCAGGTTAA
- a CDS encoding EcsC family protein — protein sequence MNYIGWTMRNVNKIGSKMKSGATLIPDKVINKLQKTMHSILLGVIKANLLTIKKNKKLSKPSNKAYKAIVTGTGALSGFFGSATGIGTAIFTSEPTVTTKFLMRTIMDLARSEGEDIYSVEGQMTCLEVFAPGGESKEDDGLETSYYTTRVALSSALQNVTAQGINSFISKIVTRWGIQVTEKFVITAVPILGAVGGGTINYIFVNHFQNMATAHFTIKRLERKFDITNIQEVFNNIKVSI from the coding sequence ATGAATTATATAGGTTGGACGATGCGTAACGTTAATAAAATAGGTAGTAAAATGAAGTCTGGAGCGACTTTAATTCCAGATAAAGTTATAAATAAACTACAAAAAACCATGCACTCTATATTGTTAGGAGTTATTAAAGCAAACCTTTTAACTATAAAAAAAAATAAAAAATTAAGTAAACCTTCTAATAAAGCATATAAAGCTATAGTAACAGGCACAGGTGCTTTAAGTGGTTTTTTTGGTTCTGCAACTGGAATAGGAACTGCAATATTCACTTCAGAACCAACAGTAACTACTAAATTTTTAATGCGAACAATAATGGATCTTGCACGTAGTGAAGGAGAAGATATTTATTCTGTAGAAGGTCAAATGACATGTCTTGAAGTCTTTGCTCCGGGAGGAGAATCTAAAGAAGATGATGGTTTAGAGACTAGCTATTATACCACAAGAGTTGCTTTAAGTTCTGCATTACAAAATGTAACCGCTCAAGGTATAAATAGCTTTATTTCAAAAATTGTAACTAGATGGGGCATACAGGTTACAGAAAAATTTGTAATAACTGCTGTTCCTATTTTAGGTGCAGTTGGAGGAGGAACTATTAATTATATTTTTGTAAACCATTTTCAAAATATGGCAACTGCACATTTTACTATAAAAAGATTAGAGAGAAAATTTGATATAACCAATATTCAAGAAGTTTTTAATAATATAAAAGTAAGTATATGA
- a CDS encoding restriction endonuclease subunit S, with protein sequence MEKVKLPSICEIIMGQSPKGDSYNSNKEGYPLLNGAADYKGQNFNPKKFTTKPTKLTEKGDVIFGIRATIGNFAFADKQFCIGRGIAALRVNEDKAEKNYIIRIVKNELSKIIHRAAGSTIKGIKKEDLTEMLINLPPLPTQKKIASILDEADTLRQLNKQLITKYDALTQSLFLEMFGDPVANPMGWEKVELNEVTNKIGSGSTPRGGKESYREHGISLIRSLNIYDNKFKYEKLAHISDEQAEKLKNVIVEENDVLFNITGASICRSTIVPKDVLPARVNQHVSILRPKKGKLNPLFLSHFLISENVKNKLLGVGLGGGAVMQAITKQQLIALEVLIPPINLQNQFAERVAVIEQQKAQAQQSLQKSEDLFNSLLQNAFKGELVK encoded by the coding sequence ATGGAGAAGGTCAAATTACCTTCTATTTGTGAAATCATTATGGGACAATCTCCAAAAGGCGATAGCTATAATAGCAATAAAGAAGGGTATCCATTATTAAATGGAGCAGCAGATTATAAAGGTCAAAATTTTAACCCTAAAAAATTCACTACAAAACCCACAAAATTAACCGAAAAAGGCGATGTTATTTTTGGGATTAGAGCAACAATTGGAAATTTTGCTTTTGCAGATAAACAATTCTGCATTGGGCGAGGTATTGCAGCATTGAGAGTTAATGAAGATAAAGCTGAAAAGAATTATATTATTAGAATTGTAAAGAATGAATTAAGTAAAATTATTCATAGAGCAGCAGGTTCTACTATAAAAGGCATCAAAAAAGAGGATTTAACTGAAATGTTAATTAACCTACCACCATTACCAACCCAAAAAAAAATAGCTTCCATTTTAGACGAAGCAGATACACTACGCCAACTAAACAAACAACTTATTACAAAATACGATGCCTTAACACAAAGCTTGTTTTTAGAGATGTTTGGAGATCCTGTTGCTAATCCTATGGGTTGGGAGAAGGTTGAATTAAACGAAGTTACTAATAAGATTGGTAGTGGTTCTACACCTAGAGGCGGAAAAGAATCTTACAGAGAACATGGTATATCGTTAATTCGGAGTTTGAATATTTATGATAATAAATTTAAGTATGAAAAACTAGCTCACATAAGTGATGAGCAAGCTGAAAAACTTAAGAATGTAATTGTTGAAGAAAATGATGTGTTATTCAATATTACAGGAGCTTCAATATGCAGAAGCACTATTGTGCCTAAAGATGTTTTGCCTGCAAGAGTAAATCAACATGTATCTATTCTTAGACCTAAAAAAGGTAAATTAAATCCTTTATTCTTAAGTCATTTCTTGATTTCTGAAAACGTTAAGAATAAACTTTTAGGAGTTGGTTTAGGAGGAGGAGCAGTTATGCAAGCTATAACAAAACAACAACTAATTGCTTTGGAGGTTTTGATTCCACCAATAAACCTTCAAAACCAATTTGCAGAACGTGTAGCAGTGATAGAGCAACAAAAAGCACAAGCACAACAAAGCTTACAAAAAAGTGAAGACTTGTTTAATAGTTTGTTACAAAATGCTTTTAAAGGGGAGTTGGTAAAGTAA
- a CDS encoding class I SAM-dependent DNA methyltransferase: MITGELKSKIDKIWNDFWTGGISNPLTVIEQFTYLIFIKQLDDKQIVNEKKANLLGVPTENPIYTEAQRPLRWSSFKEKDPETMFDLFTRPQAALGDLTVFDFMKGIGKQGGVFAQYMKGAIFMIQSPKLLDKVVQQIDTLELDNKDAKGDLYEYMLSKIAEAGTNGQFRTPRHIIRMMVELTQPKQDDIICDPSCGTAGFLVSAGEYIQSRHLDWFNNATFREHFHNNMFNGIEFDPTMLRIGAMNMQLHGLDNPTLIGKDALSEANADIENAYSLILANPPFKGSLDYDEVESSLLKTTKTKKTELLFLSLMLRMLKVGGRAAVIVPDGVLFGSSTAHKSIRKELVENQQLQAVISMPSGVFKPYAGVSTAILFFTKTNSGGTDKVWFYDMKADGLSLDDKRNLLVAEDALEQCFTEPENIVKEVTGKCDIAQILLDASVIMNSTVTSSADERSKMEAQYQDKTKPSFLIPKADIAANDYDLSINRYKEIVYEEIEYDAPETILADIKALDKQRTNAMLNLEKMMK; this comes from the coding sequence ATGATCACAGGAGAACTTAAAAGTAAAATTGATAAAATCTGGAACGATTTCTGGACAGGCGGAATCTCTAACCCATTAACCGTAATAGAACAGTTTACCTATTTAATATTTATCAAACAACTAGATGATAAACAAATCGTAAACGAGAAAAAAGCCAACCTGTTAGGTGTGCCAACAGAAAACCCAATTTATACTGAAGCACAACGACCATTACGTTGGTCTAGTTTTAAGGAAAAAGATCCTGAAACTATGTTTGATCTATTTACAAGACCACAAGCAGCATTAGGAGATCTTACCGTTTTCGATTTTATGAAAGGTATTGGTAAGCAAGGTGGAGTTTTTGCACAATACATGAAAGGTGCTATTTTTATGATACAATCGCCTAAATTACTAGATAAAGTAGTACAACAAATAGACACTTTAGAGCTAGATAATAAAGATGCAAAAGGCGATTTATACGAGTATATGCTTTCTAAAATAGCAGAAGCAGGTACAAACGGACAATTTAGAACACCACGACACATTATACGCATGATGGTGGAGCTAACGCAACCTAAGCAAGACGATATTATTTGCGACCCATCTTGTGGTACAGCTGGTTTTTTAGTAAGCGCTGGCGAGTATATACAAAGCAGACATTTAGACTGGTTTAATAACGCCACGTTTAGAGAGCATTTTCATAACAATATGTTTAATGGTATTGAGTTTGATCCTACCATGCTACGTATTGGTGCCATGAATATGCAATTACACGGTTTAGATAACCCAACCTTAATAGGTAAAGATGCACTTAGTGAAGCCAATGCAGATATAGAAAATGCCTATTCCTTAATACTAGCTAATCCTCCATTTAAAGGCAGTTTAGATTATGACGAGGTAGAGAGCAGCCTACTTAAAACTACAAAAACCAAAAAAACCGAGCTACTATTTTTAAGCCTCATGTTACGTATGCTTAAAGTTGGTGGTCGTGCAGCAGTAATTGTACCAGATGGTGTATTATTTGGTAGTAGTACAGCACACAAAAGCATACGTAAAGAGCTGGTAGAAAATCAACAATTACAAGCAGTAATTAGTATGCCTAGTGGTGTTTTTAAACCTTACGCAGGAGTTAGTACAGCCATTTTGTTTTTTACAAAAACCAATTCTGGAGGTACAGATAAGGTGTGGTTTTACGATATGAAAGCCGATGGTTTAAGTTTAGACGATAAACGTAACCTACTAGTAGCCGAAGACGCCTTAGAGCAATGCTTTACAGAGCCAGAAAACATAGTAAAAGAGGTAACAGGTAAATGCGACATTGCACAAATACTTCTAGACGCTAGTGTCATAATGAACTCTACGGTCACTTCGAGCGCAGACGAAAGGTCTAAAATGGAAGCGCAATATCAGGACAAAACCAAACCAAGTTTTTTAATACCAAAAGCAGATATTGCAGCTAACGATTACGACTTGTCTATAAACCGATACAAAGAAATTGTATACGAAGAAATAGAATACGATGCACCAGAAACCATTTTAGCAGATATTAAAGCTTTAGATAAACAAAGAACAAATGCGATGTTGAATCTTGAAAAGATGATGAAGTAA
- a CDS encoding DUF2130 domain-containing protein: MSENTSVKCPNCKEVFKVDDSVYTDIVKQVRDEQFQDELNNRLETANKEKQTALQLKESELKNTFQQELAHKQREIDELKFKSKSELVDEVSKKERQIQELQSKIDKAETEKKLELQNAVNELEKQKNQLVNDVKLKEAEKENLEKSLKEDFRRELDHVAKDLKLKDEEIERLKDYKQKLSTKMIGETLEQHCETEFNKLRATAFKNAYFEKDNNAANGTKGDYIYKEQDQNGNEIISIMFEMKNENDNTSTKKKNENFFTKLDKDRRDKGCEYAILVSLLEADNELYNTGIVDVSYKYEKMYVVRPQFFIPIITLLRNAGMKSLEYKTELSVIKNQNLDITNFEDKIEDFKIGFARNYDLASRQFGDAIKEIDKTMTHLQKTKDALLSSVNNLRLANNKAEDLTIKKLTHGNPTMKQKFDDLKN, from the coding sequence ATGAGTGAGAATACTAGTGTAAAATGCCCAAATTGCAAAGAAGTTTTTAAAGTAGATGATTCTGTTTATACTGACATCGTAAAGCAAGTGCGCGATGAGCAATTTCAAGACGAATTAAATAATCGCTTAGAAACCGCTAATAAAGAAAAGCAAACAGCCCTTCAATTAAAAGAGTCTGAACTAAAAAACACGTTTCAGCAAGAACTGGCTCATAAACAACGTGAAATAGATGAACTAAAATTCAAAAGTAAATCAGAATTAGTTGATGAGGTCTCAAAAAAAGAAAGGCAGATTCAAGAGTTGCAATCTAAAATTGATAAAGCAGAAACTGAAAAAAAATTAGAACTTCAAAATGCGGTAAATGAGCTTGAAAAGCAAAAGAATCAATTGGTCAATGATGTTAAACTCAAAGAAGCTGAAAAAGAAAACCTAGAAAAATCTTTAAAAGAGGATTTTAGACGAGAATTAGATCACGTTGCTAAAGACTTAAAATTAAAGGACGAAGAAATAGAGCGCTTAAAAGATTACAAGCAAAAACTATCTACTAAAATGATAGGTGAAACTCTAGAACAGCATTGTGAAACAGAGTTTAACAAGTTAAGAGCAACTGCTTTTAAAAACGCTTATTTTGAAAAAGATAATAATGCTGCAAATGGTACAAAAGGCGATTATATTTATAAAGAACAAGATCAAAATGGTAATGAAATCATTTCGATTATGTTCGAAATGAAGAATGAAAACGATAACACGTCAACCAAAAAGAAAAATGAAAATTTCTTTACCAAATTAGACAAAGACCGTAGGGATAAAGGTTGTGAATATGCGATATTAGTGTCGTTATTAGAAGCAGATAATGAACTCTACAACACGGGTATTGTAGATGTGTCTTACAAATATGAAAAAATGTATGTTGTACGACCTCAGTTTTTTATCCCTATAATTACCTTGCTTCGAAATGCAGGAATGAAGTCTTTGGAATATAAAACAGAATTAAGTGTTATTAAAAATCAAAATTTAGATATTACTAATTTTGAAGACAAGATTGAAGATTTCAAAATAGGATTTGCGCGTAATTATGACTTAGCAAGTCGTCAGTTTGGAGATGCTATAAAGGAAATAGATAAAACCATGACACATCTTCAAAAAACTAAAGATGCTTTATTATCTTCGGTCAATAATTTGCGTTTAGCAAATAATAAAGCAGAGGATTTAACCATTAAAAAACTAACACATGGTAATCCTACAATGAAACAGAAATTTGATGATTTAAAAAATTAA
- a CDS encoding N-6 DNA methylase, which yields MREDNYRDNEQVILITELLWKSMNILRGVLPVEQHHVFLFLLSAYYDDIIVKEFTNVEVDYEDLFYALENDYRYRELSVIYIPLLKSIPEWPLTHLIEEFGKFEKEIPEFLFNKVFDNLLFKLASNQGKYSGEFLLPNEVSSLVMQLVDIPNRAKVFNPFAGLASFATHLSIAESYYGQEIVNSTWALGMLRLLRLEKSNNINIDFRVEDSINNWPDFNNFDLVISNPPFNYKIDSHLAHDFGQRRMTAETYILKKGLESINFDGKVVSVLSQGILYKAGEEGRLRQSLVNQGLIDTIISLPGGLLEHTSLAICIMVLTRKSNANKTIRLVDASTFVKDFGRRNKRLEVGRLLTYINLNKDKDYVRDIPINEVIDNDYNLTVERYFLEVYDGKQLNQFLIPISGSRDLGQEKGYLIRTSNLSDNELDYELNINDLEKRKLSSVTRRIATTAILLSTRWKSLKPTLFKFTGTPIFIGPEILAFEVNENYIDIHYLINELKSEYVNKQLSAYQTTGIVPFVKRIDLLKIKVQMPSLQEQQAKVSGIIEYSSRLKKLEEEKEKLLSGIRQEETESSTSFSHVLGKPLLNIGSSLDIIQNALDAMDSDWREISLSERKEFTMSDAFQSIFKNVKYIQQLADQNTSVVSVSKFELTEIRFLKFLSNFTKQEKQSLNHNIELNLDIHEDIQELMKGQVVIKGNEQKLRIVLLNLIDNANNHAFIEKEKEYKINIEILPFSENEKDALSLNYELDVRKSYVEIKVSNTGIPFPNDFTLSDYVRKNFAVGKNGNQGLGGYEVNEILKVHNQGKKALNIMTQDENQEFSSTVSFIIPVI from the coding sequence ATGAGAGAAGATAATTATAGAGATAATGAACAAGTAATATTGATTACCGAACTACTTTGGAAATCAATGAATATTCTTCGTGGAGTTCTACCTGTAGAACAGCATCATGTATTCCTTTTTCTTTTGTCAGCTTATTACGATGATATAATTGTTAAAGAATTTACAAATGTAGAAGTTGATTATGAGGACTTATTTTATGCCTTAGAGAATGACTATAGATACCGCGAACTTTCTGTTATTTATATTCCATTACTTAAAAGTATTCCAGAATGGCCATTAACTCATTTAATTGAAGAGTTTGGTAAATTCGAGAAAGAAATTCCTGAATTTTTATTTAACAAAGTTTTTGATAATCTTCTGTTTAAGCTAGCAAGTAATCAAGGAAAATATTCTGGAGAATTTTTACTTCCTAATGAGGTAAGTAGCTTAGTTATGCAATTAGTAGATATTCCTAATAGGGCTAAAGTCTTTAATCCATTTGCTGGATTAGCTTCATTTGCAACGCATCTTAGTATTGCAGAAAGTTACTATGGTCAAGAAATTGTTAATTCTACTTGGGCATTAGGAATGTTAAGACTGCTTCGGTTAGAAAAATCTAACAATATTAATATTGATTTTAGAGTTGAAGATTCAATAAATAATTGGCCAGATTTTAACAATTTTGATTTAGTAATATCTAATCCACCATTTAATTATAAAATTGATTCTCATTTAGCTCATGATTTCGGACAACGAAGAATGACAGCTGAAACTTATATTCTAAAAAAAGGGCTAGAATCAATAAATTTTGATGGTAAAGTGGTGTCTGTTCTATCTCAAGGTATTTTGTACAAAGCAGGTGAGGAAGGAAGACTTCGTCAAAGTTTAGTTAATCAAGGGTTAATAGATACTATAATATCGTTACCAGGAGGTTTGCTTGAACATACAAGTTTAGCTATTTGTATAATGGTTTTAACACGAAAGAGTAATGCAAATAAAACCATTCGATTGGTGGATGCGTCTACATTTGTTAAGGACTTTGGGAGAAGAAATAAAAGATTAGAAGTAGGAAGGTTGTTGACTTATATTAATTTGAACAAAGATAAAGATTATGTTCGTGACATACCAATTAATGAGGTTATTGATAATGATTATAATCTCACAGTCGAGAGATATTTTTTAGAAGTATATGATGGTAAACAGCTTAATCAATTTTTAATACCTATTAGTGGAAGTCGTGATTTAGGTCAGGAAAAAGGTTATTTGATTCGTACCAGTAATCTTTCAGACAATGAATTAGATTACGAACTAAACATTAATGATTTAGAAAAGAGAAAATTATCATCTGTAACTAGAAGGATCGCGACTACTGCTATATTGTTATCTACTAGATGGAAATCACTAAAACCTACTCTATTCAAATTTACTGGTACCCCTATTTTTATAGGACCAGAAATATTAGCTTTTGAAGTGAATGAGAACTATATTGATATTCATTATTTAATTAATGAATTGAAGTCAGAGTATGTCAATAAGCAATTGTCTGCCTACCAAACTACAGGGATTGTACCGTTTGTAAAAAGAATAGATCTTTTAAAGATAAAAGTACAAATGCCTTCTTTGCAAGAGCAGCAAGCAAAAGTTAGCGGTATTATTGAATATTCATCTAGACTTAAAAAACTAGAAGAAGAAAAAGAAAAACTTCTCAGCGGTATTAGGCAGGAGGAAACCGAGAGTTCTACATCATTTAGTCATGTTTTAGGAAAACCTTTATTAAATATAGGCTCTTCCTTAGATATAATTCAAAATGCTTTAGATGCAATGGATTCTGATTGGAGAGAAATATCGTTAAGTGAACGAAAAGAATTTACTATGTCAGATGCATTTCAATCGATTTTTAAAAATGTTAAATATATACAACAGTTAGCTGATCAAAACACTTCTGTTGTAAGTGTATCTAAATTTGAATTAACAGAAATTCGTTTCCTTAAATTTTTGTCCAATTTCACAAAACAAGAAAAGCAGAGTTTAAATCACAACATTGAGCTTAACCTTGATATTCATGAAGATATACAAGAATTAATGAAAGGTCAAGTAGTCATTAAAGGAAATGAACAAAAACTTAGAATAGTTTTATTAAACTTAATAGATAACGCTAATAATCATGCCTTTATTGAAAAAGAGAAGGAATATAAAATTAATATTGAAATTTTACCATTTTCAGAAAATGAAAAAGACGCATTGTCTTTAAATTATGAGTTAGATGTAAGAAAGTCTTATGTCGAGATAAAGGTTTCAAATACCGGAATACCATTCCCAAATGATTTTACTCTAAGTGATTATGTGCGTAAAAATTTTGCAGTTGGTAAAAATGGTAATCAAGGTTTGGGAGGATATGAGGTAAATGAGATACTTAAAGTACATAATCAAGGTAAAAAAGCACTTAACATAATGACACAAGATGAAAATCAAGAATTTAGTTCAACCGTTTCATTTATAATACCTGTAATTTAA